ACAATTGCAAAAGAGACAGAGATACAGAGAGAAACAAGTAAAAAAACAAACTGAAAGGATCTCTCTCACCCAAGGTTTTGAGCCTAGCATTTACCTTGGTGACTTTTACCTTaacttgtttattttatttcgttgATTTTACTAATTAACTATAAGCTTTTTCCATTAATTTGATTAACTGAACCCTACACCAAACTGCAACACAAAAACATTGCATGAAATTTCTTTTAAGTGTCACCCACATAAGTGATCTAAAAGACATAAATTCTACTTGCAAAACAAACTGCAAGGAATGGAAAATACGATAATGACCATAAACACATAGTTTTCGCTAAGTTCTAAAATGAAGTGAGACCTTAAGGCAGCAATAAAATGCTAAAATTTCTCCTTGTGCAGAGAAAGATGTTGTTACCTTGAtaccaatacaaaaggaacgggattcatccgtTGCATTGTGTATGATTTAGAGTAGAGCatggattttcatgcaaatacgtGTTTTTTTCTCAACGTGGTTTCATATCTGGACGATaaaaaaacacttttggtcTCGGTTTGGGACCGATCAGAAGGGCTCTATGGcgcatataaatgcatgtctTTTGCAAATTTCGCACGAAAGTGCatgaaaagtgcatattttgccatattttcgAGCACGAGAACTTACTTCTTCCTTTTGCATTGACTTCCCCTTCGCCAAATTACCGTTAACACTGGCGGCGTTCGCATTTTAACCAGCACGATGCAATGCCGAACGCAAAGCCATGGcaaaacaagcctgagcatgggcaacacgAAAAACACAAACATACATATATGTTCGTGTTTTTCATGTTGCCCGTGCTCGGGCTTGTTTCGTAACGGGTTTCGTCCACCAGTTGGCCTGCGTTCACGCTATTTTATCAATCATGAACGCAAGTATTCTTTGTTGTGCGCTGCAGAACAAAGGTGGCCTTATTTTACAATGTGCCCCCAAATAAAATGCCAAAATTTTGTCAAAGATTCATTTGGTGCATTGCTTTTGTACCAAGAGCAacaaaaaacattgcatatattgAGGATTTTTCCTGCATACTTCGAAAattttcagtgcatagttgcaCGCACATCTCGGGAGTTCTTAGCGCACATTTATCCGCACTCTAGAGATAATACACTTCCAACTTTAGTGCCCCGTTAACACTGCATGTTTCCAGATTCACATGTCTTACCGGGAAGATCCTTTACTGAGACCGTCCTGAAAAAATCTGGGAGATCCCGCGCACACACAAACCGATGTCCATTTGGCTTTGCAGACCTGTTTGCAACTCGTGCTGCAAGCATATTGGGACCTAGTATTCGGAAGGTTATTTATTAGGAGCACTGACCAATGCAACGAGGCAACTCTACAGCATACCTAATCCGGCAGATGCTGTGCATAATGTTTTCTCTTCAATTTCCTTCCTCAGATGGGAAGCAAACTCTTCTGGATGGCACTGAAGTTCATGCAGAAGCTTCGACACATCTGCATACAGCTCATCACAGCTAATGGCTTCAATGTCCAATGTATAGCTGCAAGGAACCTTACTTATAGCTAAACTGCAACAGCCCCTGCAGATCTGCCTCTGACAGTAGAATATATGCAGAACCACAACTTTTCATTAACTTATAATCCATTAATTTGCATTTAGAGGACCGACCTTGCAACAATGCCGTAAAGCATTTTCGATACTTCGTCGTAACCCTCGAAGTCGTACGGTATCGTGCGCAGACTCGGACACAACTTCCGCGCCTGACCCAGAAACATGCCGCTTCGAACTCCAGCCTTCCGCGCTTCGTAGCTGCAACTGGCCACCTCGGATCTAGAGTCCTCTTTCACGACCGCGTTCCCAGCAGGATATTTACTGTCGTAGCTCTTTGCGTGGCAGACTGCTACTGGTGTCCCTGTAAGCGGGTGTAAGTGGGCTGTAAGTGGGGGTAATAAGCAAGCATCGGAGGACATCGCTAGCAGTGTGCTTTTCAAAAACTTTGCGAGAGGCAATGCCAGTAGTAGCATGTACCAGCTGAAAAGAAAACGTGCGCAAGACAATTACCTTTAAGTTCGGGTCGTGTACGGAGACCAACTGAGACGAAGAAGCAGTCCATGTCAATGTGCATCAGCACTGTATCTTGGGAATCGTACAGCTCTCTTACAGGACCGCTTCTAAGTCTCTCTCCCAACCTCTTGGCACCTTCGAAAACCCCACTGCTGTTGGACCGTAACTCTTCCACGTACTCTCGCAGCTTAATGCTAGCCGTCGAAATGTGGTGCAACCTAGACCTGCTGTAGAACTGTTCGAGAAAATTCGGATCGCCCGAATTGTGTGACCGAGCGTGACCCGCCGATGTATTTTCACTGCACAGGATGTTGTGATGTGCAGAACTGTCCTTTTCATTTTGTACCGTGATTTTGTCATCCTCTCTCGCTTCTGCTTTGATGCCTGATCTTTGATCTGCCTCAAGAGCGCTTCCCTGCACGACACTTTCAATCCTTTGTTGTCCGCCTTTCAACGAAGGCGAAAAGAGGAGGTACTGCGACACAGGGAGGAGTTTTCCAGCTGCAACACTGGAATCACACAGTGCGCTCACAAATGGGTCGTCGTGCAACTATCACACATTCCAAAGAAATGTAAAgtaatcatgattcacctgtcTGAGATCCACTTTGGAGAAACAACTTGATCTCTCAGTTCTTTCTGCTTAGCTTGGGAAAGGCTAGAAGCTATCACGTAACAATTGGGCTTTCGCTGATAATAGTGTTGATAGGTTCCTCCATTATTCGACATGATTCGCTTTATCGTTTCAGCAGAAGGGTctgtgttgaaaaaaaaaaaaaaagttatgcgAAACCAAATGTTTGCAGGTAGTTCAGGAGGAGCTGAAAATTTACCTGTGTATCCATTCACAAATACAGATATGCCATCAAAAATGCCAGTCCTAGAGCTTTCATGAGCTTCGTTTTCTACACCTCTTTGAAACTGGTCCTCTAGCTTTCGTATCTTCGCAGACATATATCCTCCCTAAAGAAACATTAAAGCGAGATAAGCTACACGGTCCCACCACTATAAATTGCTGGTATTTGCTGTATGTCACAAAGAACAGCGTACATATGCCTCGAATCCTGTTTGTCCGAATCGTCTTTGGTTTTTCTGTCTTCCCCTCATTCTCGTCAATATCCTTCAATATCTCTTCGAAATGAGGTACAAGAGATTTCTCAACGTTGAACAATGTCACCATTTGCGTAGCATGTCCAAATGTGTTCACGCGGATATATGGTTTCCCAGTGATCTGTCAAAGATCAAAGCGAAACTCGCGAAACCACGAAAACACAGGGCGCCGCCATATTAGTTTGACGTCACACGTAGCAGTGGAGTACCCTCTAGCGAGAAAAGGCGATAACTTTGCTCATGCGCGAAAACAGTAAACGCCGGGCAATGATTTTGAATTAAATTATTTTTCCTGATACACCATAGAAAAACTAAATGTTATATAAACGGAATATATCTGTGATaatggtggtgggtggtggtggtggtggaatggtgcgtactgggccgacttctatgggaactgtgccgacatatgtctgaaagcgtctgaggaaaacgagcgagtggtggtggttgtgaaaggACATTTCGGCTATGGATGAAGTAACTGCAAATGTTACCGTCCTGGTATGTACTGGGGTAGGCAGTCCGACTTTGTCGCGACTTACATCCCCATTCTTTTTCTATATCACATCACCAGAAACCAGAAAAGAGCACGGTGCAAGGAGATGGGGGAGAAGGGTCAATGTGACGTTTCCCGCTCAGACGCCTATGGACAAGGGGCCGAGTTCATGCCCCCTCTCCAACTCTGCGTCCTGGGCTGGCTTAATGGGGAACTTCACCGACATCCGCCTGGACAGTCTGAGCGACATCGCCACGAAATGTTCcgtaaaagaaaacaaaaactgctCACGACGCAGAAGCcctggcagacgacagcgtctgtttctgtcgtctgcaacgggATATctgcctcgatgccaatacacacacgGGATATCTTGTggccagggaaaggtaacggaaacgaTATTATTCCACAAATATATCAGgcaacggtaacagaaacggccGGATATCGCACGCTCAGgatacctgaaacagaaactaAA
This sequence is a window from Ornithodoros turicata isolate Travis chromosome 10, ASM3712646v1, whole genome shotgun sequence. Protein-coding genes within it:
- the LOC135370725 gene encoding DNA repair protein REV1-like isoform X1; its protein translation is MRGRQKNQRRFGQTGFEAYGGYMSAKIRKLEDQFQRGVENEAHESSRTGIFDGISVFVNGYTGKFSAPPELPANIWFRITFFFFFNTDPSAETIKRIMSNNGGTYQHYYQRKPNCYVIASSLSQAKQKELRDQVVSPKWISDSVAAGKLLPVSQYLLFSPSLKGGQQRIESVVQGSALEADQRSGIKAEAREDDKITVQNEKDSSAHHNILCSENTSAGHARSHNSGDPNFLEQFYSRSRLHHISTASIKLREYVEELRSNSSGVFEGAKRLGERLRSGPVRELYDSQDTVLMHIDMDCFFVSVGLRTRPELKGTPVAVCHAKSYDSKYPAGNAVVKEDSRSEVASCSYEARKAGVRSGMFLGQARKLCPSLRTIPYDFEGYDEVSKMLYGIVASYTLDIEAISCDELYADVSKLLHELQCHPEEFASHLRKEIEEKTLCTASAGLGPNMLAARVANRSAKPNGHRFVCARDLPDFFRTVSVKDLPGVGYKLQSELSKLHVETCEQLQAFSLESLRSKFGVKTGTCLYEHARGIDKRTLQQHKVRKSVSAEVNYGIRFTQEDDMNSFIAQLSKEVEKRLHEAKVRGRTITLKLKVRSKEAPIEPAKFMGHGSCDNIAKSANLLTATDDASVIAKECCNLAAQLSLIPEDIRGVGIQVGKLEQCPAMGCPRRTLLEYVGASTAPRPKQEPSIKDGVMRTSDDLPSVPCMSATTVTKSVGRTEERNQPQGQQGQSVALPEFSEIDQSVLESLPEEIRNEVLTMYKGRGQYGKQTKKPPQRQVGRPPKSSPQKSMPSCSLKSYMTSASTSSNVPKKVTLVDNISHVIEERSKSDELRQLLKEWIHSGEEILNSDIEAWAAVLTKVVHERNLEKVDHLLKFFYRHVEQTGNSKWRDAYMAVVNIVQVDILQEFGYFMKVQTF
- the LOC135370725 gene encoding DNA repair protein REV1-like isoform X2, encoding MRGRQKNQRRFGQTGFEAYGGYMSAKIRKLEDQFQRGVENEAHESSRTGIFDGISVFVNGYTDPSAETIKRIMSNNGGTYQHYYQRKPNCYVIASSLSQAKQKELRDQVVSPKWISDSVAAGKLLPVSQYLLFSPSLKGGQQRIESVVQGSALEADQRSGIKAEAREDDKITVQNEKDSSAHHNILCSENTSAGHARSHNSGDPNFLEQFYSRSRLHHISTASIKLREYVEELRSNSSGVFEGAKRLGERLRSGPVRELYDSQDTVLMHIDMDCFFVSVGLRTRPELKGTPVAVCHAKSYDSKYPAGNAVVKEDSRSEVASCSYEARKAGVRSGMFLGQARKLCPSLRTIPYDFEGYDEVSKMLYGIVASYTLDIEAISCDELYADVSKLLHELQCHPEEFASHLRKEIEEKTLCTASAGLGPNMLAARVANRSAKPNGHRFVCARDLPDFFRTVSVKDLPGVGYKLQSELSKLHVETCEQLQAFSLESLRSKFGVKTGTCLYEHARGIDKRTLQQHKVRKSVSAEVNYGIRFTQEDDMNSFIAQLSKEVEKRLHEAKVRGRTITLKLKVRSKEAPIEPAKFMGHGSCDNIAKSANLLTATDDASVIAKECCNLAAQLSLIPEDIRGVGIQVGKLEQCPAMGCPRRTLLEYVGASTAPRPKQEPSIKDGVMRTSDDLPSVPCMSATTVTKSVGRTEERNQPQGQQGQSVALPEFSEIDQSVLESLPEEIRNEVLTMYKGRGQYGKQTKKPPQRQVGRPPKSSPQKSMPSCSLKSYMTSASTSSNVPKKVTLVDNISHVIEERSKSDELRQLLKEWIHSGEEILNSDIEAWAAVLTKVVHERNLEKVDHLLKFFYRHVEQTGNSKWRDAYMAVVNIVQVDILQEFGYFMKVQTF